A section of the Pseudomonas prosekii genome encodes:
- a CDS encoding phage tail protein, with protein sequence MTLGFTPAVEIYGANAKLLNERLVSWVHTDASGIESDKIKLIIDIEGLEGLPSLGGRIGFRVGYQETGLVDKGVFVITQRKPSLYPLQLSLTAMSAPFSVGDETGFKQRRSASYGPITLGALFRQLTMKHGFSPRVAPELESKKIDHIDQSNETDMGFLTRVAAIYFAVTKPIKGLYVLALRGQLTSISGKPVTEVVLSVTKNNRPGDPAFISAVLDEKAQSKYQGCVTTWWDSAAGKQRTFQLGVAPFRTLPRRCQNEDQARAAAEGELRRLEREAFTLTITCPGHPDLAAEGVIHLDATWPKIMQGRWSVNTLTASGSRAESYQCTLVANCLDPSQ encoded by the coding sequence ATGACACTTGGATTTACACCGGCCGTGGAGATTTACGGCGCCAACGCCAAGCTGCTCAACGAGCGGCTGGTCAGTTGGGTGCACACCGATGCGTCGGGGATCGAGTCTGACAAGATCAAACTCATTATTGATATTGAAGGGCTCGAAGGGCTGCCCAGCCTTGGCGGCAGAATCGGTTTTCGGGTGGGTTACCAAGAGACCGGGCTGGTCGACAAAGGCGTGTTTGTGATCACTCAGCGCAAGCCGTCTCTGTACCCGCTGCAGTTGTCGCTGACGGCGATGTCGGCGCCGTTCAGTGTCGGTGATGAGACCGGCTTCAAGCAGCGTCGATCTGCCAGTTATGGTCCCATCACCCTCGGCGCGCTGTTTCGCCAGTTGACCATGAAGCACGGTTTTTCACCGCGTGTGGCGCCGGAGCTGGAGTCGAAAAAAATTGATCACATCGACCAGAGCAACGAAACGGACATGGGTTTTCTGACGCGTGTCGCGGCTATTTATTTCGCCGTGACCAAGCCGATCAAGGGGCTTTATGTGTTGGCGTTGCGCGGGCAATTGACATCGATTTCGGGGAAACCGGTCACCGAAGTTGTGCTCTCCGTGACAAAGAACAATCGCCCGGGCGACCCGGCTTTTATCAGCGCGGTGCTTGATGAGAAGGCCCAATCCAAATATCAGGGCTGTGTGACGACCTGGTGGGATTCAGCGGCGGGCAAGCAGCGTACGTTCCAGTTGGGCGTCGCGCCGTTCAGAACCCTGCCACGGCGTTGCCAGAACGAAGATCAGGCCAGGGCTGCAGCCGAGGGCGAATTACGCAGGCTGGAGCGCGAGGCTTTCACGCTGACCATTACCTGTCCGGGCCATCCGGACCTGGCGGCGGAAGGGGTAATTCACCTCGACGCCACCTGGCCGAAAATCATGCAGGGCCGATGGTCCGTCAACACGCTGACCGCCAGTGGCAGCCGCGCAGAAAGCTATCAATGCACCCTCGTTGCGAACTGCCTCGATCCTTCGCAGTAA
- a CDS encoding diacylglycerol kinase: MSPFKGQTGLKRILNASGYSLDGLRAAFTGEAAFRQLVLLNVVLIPLSFFLNVSRVEQALLIAVCLLALIVELLNSAVEAAIDRISLELHPLSKNAKDMGSAAQFVALTMIALVWAVILL, encoded by the coding sequence ATGTCACCTTTTAAAGGCCAGACCGGCCTAAAACGCATCCTCAACGCCTCCGGTTATTCACTGGACGGTCTGCGCGCAGCCTTCACCGGCGAAGCGGCTTTTCGGCAACTGGTGTTGCTCAACGTCGTTCTGATTCCGCTTTCGTTCTTCCTGAACGTCAGCCGCGTCGAGCAAGCGTTGCTGATCGCCGTGTGTCTATTGGCGCTGATTGTCGAGTTGCTGAATTCGGCAGTAGAAGCGGCCATCGACCGCATTTCCCTTGAATTGCACCCGCTGTCGAAGAACGCCAAAGACATGGGCAGCGCCGCGCAGTTCGTGGCGTTGACCATGATTGCGCTGGTGTGGGCGGTGATCCTGCTTTAA
- a CDS encoding PA3611 family quorum-sensing-regulated virulence factor, producing MLRLIVPTAAVLLASSFSAQAASLSEQNLSRELRNVAAQSSVGTPRAINEDILDQGYTVEGTTLINHLSVQSSHADKMRADPKAVYFQLGASVCNNPSFRKLMAKGAVMRYDFTEVKTNRNVGSASYQESDCPKAGPAKKK from the coding sequence ATGCTGCGCCTTATCGTTCCCACCGCTGCCGTTTTGCTGGCGTCGTCCTTCAGCGCTCAAGCTGCTTCCTTGAGTGAGCAAAATCTCAGTCGAGAACTGCGCAACGTCGCCGCACAGAGCAGCGTCGGCACGCCACGGGCAATTAACGAAGACATTCTTGATCAGGGCTACACCGTTGAAGGCACTACGCTGATCAACCACCTGAGCGTGCAAAGCAGCCATGCCGACAAAATGCGCGCTGACCCCAAAGCCGTGTATTTCCAGCTGGGCGCCTCGGTCTGCAACAATCCATCGTTCCGCAAACTGATGGCCAAAGGCGCGGTGATGCGTTACGACTTCACCGAAGTCAAGACCAACCGCAACGTCGGCTCTGCCAGCTATCAGGAATCCGATTGCCCGAAAGCCGGTCCGGCGAAGAAGAAGTAA
- a CDS encoding LOG family protein yields MPYLPNDLLSRHFEESGHDLISKVEEQLKLVSPNSPNIPIYRDMILTVLRMAQEDHNRWNAKITLQALRELEHAFRVLEQFKGRRKVTVFGSARTPIEHPLYGMARELGAAIARSDLMVITGAGGGIMAAAHEGAGREHSLGFNITLPFEQHANPTVQGTTNLLSFHFFFTRKLFFVKEADALVLCPGGFGTLDEALEVLTLIQTGKSPLVPVVLLDVPGGTFWQGALDFIQHQLADNRYILPTDLKLVSLVYSAEEAVAEINRFYSNFHSSRWLKKQFVIRMNHQLSEDALEEMQTAFADLCLSDHFHQHVYAGEEHDDPQFSHLARLAFTFNARDHGRLRELVDYINLPENWEQPQPQAQQRSREPSNVS; encoded by the coding sequence ATGCCTTACCTACCGAATGACCTCCTCAGCCGTCATTTTGAAGAAAGCGGCCACGACCTCATCAGCAAGGTCGAAGAGCAACTCAAGCTGGTTTCACCGAACAGCCCCAATATTCCGATTTACCGCGACATGATCCTGACTGTGCTACGCATGGCCCAGGAAGATCACAACCGCTGGAACGCCAAGATCACCCTGCAGGCCCTGCGCGAACTGGAGCACGCCTTTCGTGTGCTGGAACAGTTCAAGGGACGTCGCAAAGTCACGGTTTTCGGCTCGGCGCGCACGCCGATTGAACATCCGCTGTATGGCATGGCCCGCGAACTCGGCGCTGCGATTGCACGCTCGGACCTGATGGTGATCACCGGTGCCGGCGGCGGGATCATGGCCGCCGCCCATGAAGGCGCCGGTCGGGAGCACAGCCTGGGTTTCAATATCACCCTGCCCTTCGAGCAACATGCCAACCCGACGGTGCAAGGCACGACCAATCTGCTGTCCTTCCACTTCTTCTTTACCCGCAAGCTGTTCTTCGTCAAAGAGGCTGATGCGCTGGTTTTGTGCCCTGGCGGTTTCGGCACGCTGGACGAAGCGCTGGAAGTACTGACCTTGATTCAGACGGGCAAAAGCCCCTTGGTGCCGGTGGTGTTGCTGGATGTGCCGGGTGGCACGTTCTGGCAAGGCGCGCTGGATTTTATCCAGCATCAACTGGCGGACAACCGGTACATCCTGCCCACGGATTTGAAGCTGGTCAGCCTGGTCTACAGCGCCGAAGAGGCGGTGGCCGAGATCAACCGGTTCTACAGCAACTTCCACTCCAGCCGCTGGCTCAAAAAGCAGTTTGTGATCCGCATGAATCATCAACTCAGCGAAGATGCGCTCGAAGAGATGCAAACGGCATTTGCCGATTTGTGCCTGAGCGATCATTTCCATCAGCACGTTTATGCCGGCGAAGAGCACGATGATCCGCAGTTCAGCCATCTGGCGCGGCTGGCTTTCACCTTCAATGCCCGTGACCACGGGCGCCTGCGCGAACTGGTGGATTACATCAATCTGCCGGAAAACTGGGAGCAGCCCCAACCCCAAGCGCAACAGCGTTCGCGGGAACCGTCCAACGTGAGCTAA
- a CDS encoding phage tail protein, whose amino-acid sequence MRQQMALGSFIFGLSRDFAYSGLVRSSSGGWVDLKILTSKPKSSQTGQALETLSISGKSMYAVAMQRLDELRALQALRVPLPLVDGIGRNWGLWRIDSVSETQSDIIDDGTAMLNSWTIQLSEFVNA is encoded by the coding sequence ATGCGACAACAAATGGCCTTGGGCAGCTTCATTTTCGGTCTGTCCAGAGACTTCGCCTACAGCGGCCTGGTTCGCTCGTCGAGTGGCGGTTGGGTTGACCTGAAGATTCTCACCAGCAAACCGAAATCCAGCCAGACCGGACAAGCTCTGGAAACGCTGAGCATTTCCGGCAAATCGATGTACGCGGTGGCCATGCAGCGCCTCGACGAGTTGCGTGCGTTGCAGGCGTTGCGCGTGCCGCTGCCATTGGTCGACGGCATCGGCCGCAACTGGGGACTGTGGCGCATTGACAGTGTGTCTGAGACTCAGTCCGACATCATCGATGACGGCACTGCGATGCTGAATAGCTGGACCATTCAATTGTCGGAGTTCGTCAATGCGTAG
- a CDS encoding lysis system i-spanin subunit Rz, whose product MPAFGLMSWRVIGVVLLVAVLAGVAAALAWQVQDWRFGRQLAEQARLHAETLSQLSEATATQQRAEQARRQALEQRLSASEQTHYRVLSDAQRDQDRLRDRLATADVRLSVLLDASDVVANCAMPAATGAGGVDHGAARARLDPAHAQRIIAITDAGDRGLIALQACQAYVKALDR is encoded by the coding sequence ATGCCAGCCTTCGGCCTGATGTCCTGGCGAGTGATCGGGGTTGTGCTGTTGGTGGCTGTGTTGGCGGGTGTTGCGGCGGCGCTGGCCTGGCAGGTTCAGGATTGGCGGTTTGGCCGGCAACTGGCGGAGCAGGCCAGATTGCACGCTGAAACGCTGAGTCAATTGAGCGAAGCAACGGCCACCCAGCAACGGGCCGAGCAGGCTAGACGTCAGGCTCTGGAGCAGCGTTTGTCGGCCAGTGAGCAAACCCATTATCGAGTGCTAAGCGATGCCCAACGTGATCAGGATCGCTTGCGCGATCGTCTTGCTACTGCTGATGTGCGCCTGTCAGTCCTTCTCGACGCCAGCGACGTCGTCGCCAATTGCGCAATGCCCGCCGCCACCGGCGCCGGCGGCGTGGATCATGGCGCCGCACGAGCCCGACTTGACCCGGCGCATGCTCAACGAATTATCGCCATCACCGACGCCGGCGACCGCGGATTGATTGCCTTGCAGGCGTGTCAGGCGTATGTCAAAGCCTTGGATCGCTAA
- a CDS encoding tRNA-uridine aminocarboxypropyltransferase yields MNPVPAKFAINAVARLRDQREEEGIKPIQARGWRATRCRACRVIESHCLCAWRPQVETRSGVCLIMTNKEVFKPSNTGWLIADVVRDNHAFIWSRTETDQQLLDLLADPQWQPYLVFPGEYVEPERVTNTVDVDSSKRPLFILLDATWTEARKIFRKSPYFDRLPILSLLPEKLSRYRLRRSTRSEHLCTAEVAALCLDLAGDSAAASALDAYFDVFSQHYLDAKQQLEMNVETPAHAELKPFVQNTAPVIG; encoded by the coding sequence ATGAATCCCGTGCCTGCCAAGTTTGCGATAAACGCCGTGGCCCGTTTGCGCGATCAGCGCGAAGAGGAAGGTATCAAGCCGATTCAGGCCCGTGGCTGGCGGGCAACGCGGTGCCGCGCCTGCCGCGTGATCGAGAGCCATTGCCTGTGCGCGTGGCGTCCGCAGGTCGAAACGCGTTCGGGCGTGTGCCTGATCATGACCAACAAGGAAGTGTTCAAACCGAGCAACACCGGTTGGCTGATTGCCGACGTGGTGCGCGATAACCATGCCTTTATATGGTCGCGCACCGAAACCGATCAGCAGTTGCTGGATTTGCTGGCCGATCCGCAATGGCAACCGTATCTGGTGTTTCCCGGCGAATATGTCGAACCCGAGCGGGTGACCAATACCGTCGACGTCGATAGCAGCAAGCGTCCGCTGTTCATTCTGCTCGACGCCACGTGGACCGAAGCGCGGAAGATTTTCCGCAAAAGCCCTTATTTCGATCGCCTGCCGATCCTCAGCCTGTTGCCGGAAAAACTCTCGCGTTACCGCTTGCGCCGCTCGACCCGCAGCGAGCATTTGTGCACCGCGGAAGTGGCCGCGTTGTGCCTGGATCTGGCGGGCGACAGCGCCGCGGCCTCGGCGCTGGACGCTTACTTCGACGTCTTCAGCCAACATTATCTGGACGCCAAGCAACAGCTGGAAATGAACGTTGAAACACCGGCGCACGCCGAGCTGAAGCCATTCGTGCAGAACACGGCGCCGGTGATCGGCTGA
- the recA gene encoding recombinase RecA, translating to MDDNKKKALAAALGQIERQFGKGAVMRMGDQDRQAIPAISTGSLGLDIALGIGGLPKGRIVEIYGPESSGKTTLTLSVIAQAQKAGATCAFVDAEHALDPEYAGKLGVNVDDLLVSQPDTGEQALEITDMLVRSNAVDVIIVDSVAALVPKAEIEGEMGDMHVGLQARLMSQALRKITGNIKNANCLVIFINQIRMKIGVMFGSPETTTGGNALKFYASVRLDIRRTGAVKEGDEVVGSETRVKVVKNKVASPFRQAEFQILYGKGIYLNGEMIDLGVLHGFVEKSGAWYAYNGTKIGQGKANSAKYLAENPDIAATLEKQLRDKLLSPAPDVKASPAKATADDLADADI from the coding sequence ATGGACGACAACAAGAAGAAAGCCTTGGCTGCGGCCCTGGGTCAGATCGAACGTCAATTCGGCAAGGGTGCCGTGATGCGTATGGGCGATCAAGACCGTCAGGCGATCCCGGCTATTTCCACTGGCTCTCTGGGTCTGGACATCGCGCTCGGCATTGGCGGCCTGCCAAAAGGTCGAATCGTCGAGATCTACGGTCCTGAATCCTCCGGTAAAACCACACTGACGCTGTCCGTGATCGCCCAGGCCCAGAAAGCCGGCGCGACCTGCGCATTCGTCGACGCCGAACACGCACTCGACCCTGAGTACGCTGGCAAACTGGGCGTCAACGTCGACGACCTGCTGGTTTCCCAGCCGGACACCGGCGAGCAGGCCCTGGAAATCACCGACATGCTGGTGCGTTCCAACGCGGTTGACGTGATCATCGTCGACTCCGTTGCTGCACTGGTGCCGAAGGCTGAAATCGAAGGCGAAATGGGTGACATGCACGTCGGCCTGCAAGCCCGTCTGATGTCCCAGGCGCTGCGTAAAATCACCGGTAACATCAAGAACGCCAACTGCCTGGTTATCTTCATCAACCAGATCCGGATGAAAATCGGCGTGATGTTCGGCAGCCCGGAAACCACCACCGGTGGTAACGCGCTGAAGTTCTACGCCTCGGTTCGTCTGGACATCCGCCGTACTGGCGCGGTGAAAGAAGGTGACGAGGTTGTTGGTAGCGAAACCCGCGTCAAGGTTGTGAAGAACAAGGTTGCTTCGCCGTTCCGTCAGGCCGAGTTCCAGATTCTTTACGGCAAAGGCATCTACCTCAACGGTGAGATGATCGACCTCGGTGTGCTGCACGGTTTCGTCGAGAAGTCCGGCGCCTGGTATGCCTACAACGGCACCAAGATCGGTCAGGGCAAGGCCAACTCGGCCAAGTACCTGGCAGAAAATCCGGACATCGCCGCAACGCTCGAGAAGCAACTGCGTGACAAGCTGCTGAGCCCGGCACCGGACGTCAAGGCATCGCCAGCCAAAGCGACTGCTGATGACCTGGCTGACGCTGATATCTGA
- a CDS encoding phage tail tape measure protein, protein MAEDTYSLKFSAVDQDAWALNGAGKHADLAPPDTSSTVAPDAQQGFAGLSLALAGASQEINALTKEQGQLRAVLESLNTTLTSQRSLLQGMNDKSGPMVGSSAGADLSSKSAGSDNQPYAPLRPAINLDAAMADLALVIKFEGDQRRELAITNEKMASERLVAPSKASAVDLTNVEIAAAKAGVGNDQRDARGNVDTLKRQDKIVEFTRDAAITASAFKLNVQDASELLIGWRTSMNLDRPQTQDLADATSVLGRNMSASEADIGSILSHYGAAATNAGMAPEQAAALSAALLNAGVKTTDAGVAFEKITTTLASGEAKTPGQQAAWTQLGLDPGLLASGMQERAPQTIVSVLQALKAQPAAERSGLATQLFSVDKPIVQLLQNVSEVERAFKLVAKKETYATSEGVDKSAVQQAAQIRAESSQAHWDGFNAQLERLKISVGDSVLPLFNGLLLPIGAATNSLSSFAEMFPVVTGALVVGAASFKTAKMLDTVKGWLGADDGSGKAGGNKPPGLGSRLMTRAASMSSLVTEKISSVYNSSVSRATATAEQFKSVVSSRYAGMTSSAGRSLIGQSSRIGRVAGPLATPLMLVDSGIDVAKGVRNKDASLVGAGVGSAVGGLAGFYAGAASGAAIGTFIFPGAMTAVGGLVGGVLGGIGGSAGGRQVGSWLGDKLVSPVNRLAPPEQMSKNLAGAQANNRNITFAPVINISGQDPTQARQIAKLVQQTLHAQFMPLMLGNPLAARRDAALTDGGV, encoded by the coding sequence ATGGCGGAAGATACTTATTCGCTCAAGTTCAGCGCAGTCGATCAAGACGCCTGGGCGTTGAATGGCGCTGGCAAACACGCCGATCTGGCGCCGCCCGATACCTCGAGCACGGTTGCCCCGGATGCGCAGCAGGGGTTCGCCGGGCTGAGTCTGGCGCTGGCCGGGGCGAGTCAGGAAATCAACGCGCTGACCAAAGAGCAGGGACAGTTGCGCGCGGTGCTGGAATCCCTCAATACCACGCTCACCTCGCAACGTTCGTTGTTGCAAGGGATGAACGACAAGTCTGGGCCTATGGTCGGTTCGAGCGCTGGCGCTGACCTGAGCAGCAAAAGCGCGGGCAGTGACAATCAACCTTATGCGCCGTTGCGGCCCGCGATCAATCTCGACGCGGCGATGGCCGATCTGGCGTTGGTGATCAAGTTCGAAGGTGATCAGCGCCGGGAACTGGCGATCACCAACGAGAAAATGGCCAGTGAGCGATTGGTCGCCCCGAGCAAAGCGAGCGCGGTGGATCTGACCAATGTCGAGATCGCGGCGGCCAAGGCTGGTGTGGGTAACGACCAGCGCGACGCCCGCGGAAATGTCGATACGCTGAAGCGACAGGACAAAATTGTCGAGTTCACCCGCGACGCGGCGATTACTGCGTCGGCTTTCAAGCTGAATGTGCAGGACGCCTCTGAGCTGTTGATCGGCTGGCGCACCTCGATGAATCTGGATCGTCCGCAAACGCAAGACCTTGCCGACGCGACGAGTGTGCTCGGCAGAAACATGAGCGCATCGGAGGCCGATATCGGCTCGATCCTCAGTCATTACGGAGCGGCTGCAACCAATGCCGGCATGGCGCCCGAACAGGCTGCGGCGCTCTCGGCGGCGTTGCTCAATGCTGGGGTCAAAACGACTGATGCGGGGGTCGCCTTCGAAAAAATCACCACGACCTTGGCGTCGGGTGAGGCGAAGACCCCAGGCCAGCAAGCGGCGTGGACGCAACTGGGGCTTGATCCAGGATTGCTTGCCAGCGGCATGCAAGAACGTGCGCCGCAGACCATCGTTTCCGTGCTCCAAGCATTGAAGGCACAACCCGCCGCCGAACGCTCCGGGCTCGCCACGCAGTTGTTCTCTGTCGACAAGCCGATTGTGCAATTGCTGCAGAACGTCAGCGAAGTCGAGCGCGCCTTCAAGCTGGTCGCCAAGAAGGAAACTTACGCGACCTCTGAAGGCGTCGACAAGAGCGCGGTGCAACAAGCGGCGCAGATCCGGGCCGAGAGTTCGCAAGCGCACTGGGACGGTTTCAACGCGCAATTGGAACGACTGAAAATCTCGGTCGGCGACAGCGTATTGCCGCTGTTCAATGGCCTGCTGCTGCCAATCGGCGCGGCCACCAATAGCCTGAGTAGTTTCGCCGAGATGTTTCCGGTGGTGACTGGGGCACTGGTCGTGGGCGCCGCAAGTTTCAAGACCGCGAAAATGCTCGACACAGTCAAAGGCTGGTTGGGCGCCGACGACGGTTCTGGCAAGGCTGGAGGCAACAAACCACCCGGCCTCGGCAGCAGGCTGATGACCCGCGCTGCCTCGATGAGCAGTCTCGTTACTGAAAAAATCAGCAGCGTGTACAACTCGAGCGTTTCCCGAGCGACGGCAACCGCCGAGCAATTCAAATCCGTGGTCAGCAGCCGTTACGCGGGCATGACGTCCAGTGCCGGTCGAAGCTTGATCGGTCAATCGAGCCGCATCGGTCGCGTCGCGGGTCCGCTGGCAACGCCGCTGATGCTGGTGGATTCGGGTATCGACGTGGCCAAGGGCGTCCGCAACAAGGACGCCAGTCTGGTCGGCGCGGGCGTCGGTTCGGCGGTCGGTGGGCTCGCAGGTTTCTACGCCGGAGCCGCTTCCGGCGCCGCGATTGGCACGTTCATTTTCCCCGGCGCGATGACCGCCGTCGGCGGTTTGGTCGGTGGGGTGCTGGGCGGGATCGGCGGCAGCGCTGGCGGCAGGCAGGTTGGTTCGTGGCTGGGCGACAAACTCGTCAGCCCGGTCAATCGCCTGGCACCTCCCGAGCAGATGAGCAAGAACCTCGCCGGCGCGCAGGCGAATAACCGCAACATCACCTTTGCCCCCGTGATCAACATCAGCGGCCAGGACCCGACGCAGGCGCGGCAGATTGCCAAACTTGTGCAGCAGACGCTCCACGCGCAATTCATGCCGCTGATGCTGGGCAATCCACTCGCCGCGCGGCGCGACGCGGCGCTCACCGATGGAGGTGTTTGA
- the recX gene encoding recombination regulator RecX — MTAVLDTLVAVRRTAMDLLARREHGRVELTRKLRQRGALPEMIDTALDRLTEEGLLSESRYLESFVSYRARSGYGPLRIREELSQRGLQRPDIELALRESGINWQEQLEDTWRRKFAGHLPIDMRERAKQGRFLSYRGFSMEMISRLFSGRGVDD, encoded by the coding sequence ATGACCGCCGTACTCGATACACTCGTCGCGGTGCGGCGAACCGCCATGGACCTGCTCGCCCGACGCGAGCACGGTCGAGTCGAGCTGACGCGTAAACTGCGTCAGCGCGGCGCTCTCCCTGAAATGATCGACACCGCGCTCGACCGGCTGACGGAAGAGGGCTTGCTCTCCGAATCCCGCTACCTCGAAAGCTTTGTCTCCTACCGAGCCCGTTCCGGCTATGGGCCGTTGCGGATCCGCGAAGAACTCAGCCAACGCGGCCTGCAGCGTCCTGACATCGAACTCGCATTACGCGAGAGCGGTATCAATTGGCAGGAACAGTTGGAAGACACCTGGCGTCGCAAGTTTGCCGGGCACCTGCCGATCGACATGCGTGAACGTGCCAAGCAAGGGCGTTTCCTCAGCTATCGGGGGTTTTCCATGGAGATGATCAGCCGCTTGTTCAGCGGTCGAGGAGTCGACGATTAA
- the erdR gene encoding response regulator transcription factor ErdR produces the protein MATYEILIADDHPLFRSALHQALTLGLGPDVRLVEVASIAELETRLDEKADWDLVLLDLNMPGAYGFSGLVLLRGQYPQIPVVMISAQEEATIMVKSREFGASGFIPKSSDLGVIQKAVRAVLDGDVFWPPQAFEAVSVSAEAKAASEGLASLTPQQFRVLTMVCEGLLNKQIAYELSVSEATIKAHVTAIFRKLNVRTRTQAALLLQQLESISNN, from the coding sequence ATGGCCACATACGAAATCCTGATTGCCGATGACCATCCTCTTTTTCGTAGTGCGCTGCACCAGGCGCTGACCCTGGGCCTGGGCCCCGACGTGCGTCTGGTAGAAGTGGCGAGTATTGCCGAGCTGGAAACCCGTCTCGACGAAAAGGCCGATTGGGATCTGGTGCTGCTGGACCTGAACATGCCCGGCGCTTACGGTTTTTCCGGGCTGGTGCTGCTGCGCGGGCAATACCCGCAGATCCCGGTGGTGATGATTTCGGCACAGGAAGAAGCGACGATCATGGTCAAGTCCCGTGAATTCGGCGCCAGTGGTTTTATCCCGAAGTCGAGCGACCTCGGGGTTATTCAAAAAGCCGTGCGTGCGGTGCTGGATGGCGATGTGTTCTGGCCGCCGCAGGCGTTTGAAGCGGTGAGTGTGTCCGCCGAGGCCAAGGCTGCCAGTGAAGGGCTCGCAAGCCTGACGCCGCAGCAGTTTCGCGTACTGACGATGGTCTGCGAGGGTTTGCTGAACAAGCAGATCGCCTATGAGCTGAGCGTGTCCGAAGCGACCATCAAGGCGCATGTCACGGCGATTTTCCGCAAGCTGAATGTGCGGACCCGAACCCAGGCTGCTTTGCTCTTGCAACAACTTGAGTCAATTTCGAACAATTAA
- a CDS encoding CinA family protein, whose protein sequence is MKEITQLAAELGRRLQVLNAHVTTAESCTGGGIAEAITRIPGSSAWFEAGYVTYSNRQKTAQLNVPEALFESVGAVSREVVEAMVVGAQGKSHAHFAVAVSGVAGPDGGSASKPVGTVWLAWGVGDAVFSEVQHFAGNRDEVRRQTVKAALEGLLRHAAGEISNQG, encoded by the coding sequence GTGAAAGAAATCACCCAGCTGGCCGCTGAACTTGGCAGACGCCTGCAGGTTCTCAATGCTCATGTCACCACTGCCGAATCGTGTACCGGTGGCGGGATTGCCGAGGCGATCACGCGTATTCCCGGGAGCTCGGCATGGTTTGAGGCTGGCTACGTGACGTACTCCAACCGGCAGAAAACCGCACAATTGAATGTCCCCGAGGCGTTGTTTGAATCGGTGGGCGCGGTCAGTCGCGAGGTGGTCGAGGCCATGGTGGTTGGCGCGCAGGGCAAAAGTCATGCGCATTTTGCCGTGGCGGTCAGCGGTGTCGCGGGGCCGGATGGCGGCTCGGCGAGCAAGCCGGTGGGCACGGTCTGGCTTGCCTGGGGTGTCGGCGATGCGGTTTTCAGTGAGGTCCAGCACTTTGCCGGCAACCGCGACGAGGTCCGCCGACAAACGGTGAAGGCCGCGCTAGAGGGGCTGCTGCGCCACGCCGCCGGAGAAATCTCAAATCAGGGGTAG
- a CDS encoding glycoside hydrolase family 19 protein, with protein MINPILAPLPLTSAQLQQLFPNARTQAGVFISALNTAMSHRNINTPKRIAAFLAQVGHESGQLQYVRELGSDQYLSKYDTGSLAARLGNTPQADGDGQKYRGRGLIQITGRDNYRTCSLGLFGDDRLLFIPELLEKPQWAAESAAWFWEQKGLNELADRDQFNSITGRINGGLNGLEDRLQLWARARALLCQPSA; from the coding sequence ATGATCAATCCGATCCTCGCGCCGCTGCCCCTTACGTCGGCACAATTGCAGCAACTGTTCCCCAACGCCCGCACCCAAGCGGGCGTTTTCATTTCCGCCCTCAACACCGCCATGAGCCACCGCAACATCAACACGCCGAAACGCATCGCCGCGTTCCTCGCGCAGGTCGGCCACGAGTCGGGGCAGTTGCAGTACGTGCGGGAGTTGGGCAGCGACCAATACCTGAGCAAGTACGACACCGGCAGCCTCGCCGCGCGTTTGGGCAATACCCCGCAGGCGGATGGCGACGGCCAGAAATACCGCGGCCGTGGGCTGATTCAGATCACCGGACGCGATAACTACCGAACCTGCAGTCTTGGCTTGTTCGGCGATGATCGTTTGCTGTTTATCCCCGAGCTGCTGGAAAAGCCGCAATGGGCCGCAGAATCCGCCGCGTGGTTCTGGGAGCAGAAAGGCTTGAACGAACTGGCTGATCGCGACCAGTTCAACAGCATCACGGGGCGCATCAACGGTGGTCTCAACGGGCTCGAGGATCGCCTGCAATTGTGGGCGCGGGCGAGGGCGCTGTTATGCCAGCCTTCGGCCTGA
- a CDS encoding tail protein X has translation MRRVRSIAGDSVNLLLYRELGRSDDAIEEALWRLNPSLAEHGPVLPAGVSVVLPEVLPQLLAAAPVSAWD, from the coding sequence ATGCGTAGGGTCAGAAGTATCGCCGGCGATTCAGTCAATCTGTTGCTCTACCGCGAGCTCGGCCGCAGCGATGATGCGATCGAAGAAGCGCTGTGGCGCTTGAATCCGAGCCTCGCCGAACACGGCCCGGTGCTGCCGGCCGGAGTGTCGGTGGTGTTGCCCGAAGTGTTGCCGCAGCTATTGGCCGCAGCGCCCGTTTCGGCGTGGGATTAA